From Aedes albopictus strain Foshan chromosome 1, AalbF5, whole genome shotgun sequence, one genomic window encodes:
- the LOC109430264 gene encoding (E3-independent) E2 ubiquitin-conjugating enzyme UBE2O produces MATSNSGAAKSSKALKGSGSAPSGGSSVFQPNHHHQQDDDGNENQYFYEDEIFCLDGKGRVRFGLVLENFEVSEEEGFEEDCLKKGEIRACWHPDGLEEIVKQTKVGLADRTLMPGDVVRRMIPGKDTQRGYCHEIFVKADVKIVGTKYVVRNVCSDRLRPLMSMPKDNAVCLDSWVGSTRNVAEKLVLKSPCGSLVETGPEFDYCALKDLECRSRCGYFASALFYPGQTLVVPLGEIENSKWIKTSAEMKRSMKRKVSDVKFTVQNVELEGVWVHWQCKASCEDIEAEMKEGGIQQPPDYITGENMKRLKKLNLFESCMLQINDKNYLKVEEDDTICRKSQWRKELSSRYRKMLKKEDENYEKVICDNENHKITLTGTDCEEAIKDKLETDRAKLCPITGKEGQKAGKMRRNSPRRPNSNQSSTICKLAESDEWQTDPEDDEDDADGCDSMASDGGGSPISSSCSSTVTPRGSPKKSPLLAKKLRKRKKRSASTNSNADRMPAPGDDVITETLVVYSSATVVWQDGTIETNIPSTELCPIHHLDDHEFFPGDFVLAGNTDPSHNPSFRDYGVIQNVDHHGRTAKVKWFSTYTCTDEPQPTYNGESEVSVYDLKDHPDFQYRPGTIVIRVANFNGDDSNCSAGQVIDNYPNGMVKVWWVNDHVSMCWPQDIFEVGQYDSENNFWGNDSDNNSWETEDETSELGGASPQHVCKPKLTANLERARVAMARLEELFIINPHLQNQEIMKKLLLVYKKCRYLDRLMDTSFFHERHFMGLVERVRKSNNQTTAERVQDQKNRLFNQNGSKATTPTAETPSSDQKNPSYSNNSISSNGTACMASASKKPNSHCNTHNLITANSFKLPSANNQSTSSDISSIDENPLGSTNTNSTRSTTDATGEDSGNFSAKSDSTSVPNGKNSSMNQSGGNDSLLNTELDNVNNLYMNISEDMNSTSSVFSFSPQAENVSAKLCSLIKAQLVKALQEINTRYSQADLFKEIIIEEIQLSPPPFDAQAISSTPSQLQSSPNNPTADQDESNNAADEVIPAAQNSEFNFVESFQVLDSAPSTHKYHLTVFQTNNAQGFYKAVQREHRLLRTALPPGVWVRTFEDRLDLLSVMIEGPKKTPYEDGLFLFDVQLGQDYPTAPPLCHYISYCSDRLNPNLYEDGKVCVSLLGTWSGRGTEMWGPNSTLLQVIVSIQGLILVDEPYFNEAGYEKQKGSQQGKENSRMYNEMVLLKLVQSMTKLISNSPEIFREQILMHFRARGKAMYQRINSWMELSNAANRAANTNAESLDKSHSKVTVSEATPSGSAQPTISSKEPELTAISTIMPDFPLIPASRGFCLTLVGLLENFLKTLETIASE; encoded by the exons ATGGCCACATCAAACAGCGGTGCTGCAAAATCGAGCAAAGCGTTGAAAGGCAGCGGATCTGCTCCTTCGGGTGGCTCATCCGTCTTTCAGCCGAATCATCACCATCAGCAGGACGACGACGGTAATGAAAATCAATACTTTTATGAAGACGAAATTTTTTGCCTGGACGGCAAGGGCCGGGTCCGATTTGGGCTGGTGTTGGAAAATTTCGAGGTCAGCGAAGAGGAAGGATTCGAAGAGGATTGCCTGAAGAAGGGCGAAATCCGAGCATGTTGGCATCCGGACGGACTGGAGGAGATCGTCAAACAAACCAAG GTCGGCTTAGCCGATAGGACACTAATGCCAGGAGATGTAGTCAGACGCATGATCCCCGGCAAAGACACCCAACGTGGATATTGTCATGAAATTTTCGTGAAAGCAGATGTCAAG ATCGTTGGAACCAAGTATGTGGTTCGAAATGTTTGCTCCGACAGACTACGACCTCTCATGTCTATGCCGAAAGATAATGCCGTATGTTTGGATTCGTGGGTGGGAAGCACCAGAAATGTAGCAGAGAAATTGGTTCTTAA GTCTCCATGTGGCTCTCTGGTGGAAACGGGCCCTGAGTTCGACTATTGTGCACTGAAAGATCTGGAATGCCGCTCCAGGTGTGGTTATTTTGCTAGTGCGCTATTCTATCCCGGGCAGACGTTAGTAGTTCCTCTCGGTGAAATAGAAAACTCTAAATGGATCAAAACCTCTGCGGAGATGAAACGTTCCATGAAAAGAAAGGTATCGGATGTGAAATTTACTGTCCAGAACGTTGAATTGGAAGGTGTTTGGGTGCACTGGCAATGCAAGGCTTCGTGTGAAGATATCGAGGCTGAAATGAAAGAAGGCGGAATCCAGCAGCCTCCAGATTATATCACCGGTGAGAATATGAAACGGCTCAAAAAGCTCAATCTATTTGAATCATGTATGCTGCAAATCAATGACAAGAACTATTTGAAAGTAGAGGAAGATGATACAATTTGCCGCAAAAGTCAATGGCGAAAGGAACTCAGCTCAAGGTATCGGAAAATGCTGAAAAAGGAGGATGAAAACTATGAAAAAGTAATCTGTGATAATGAAAACCATAAAATTACCCTTACTGGTACTGACTGTGAGGAGGCGATTAAGGATAAACTAGAAACTGACCGGGCAAAGTTGTGTCCCATTACCGGAAAGGAAGGCCAGAAAGCGGGCAAGATGCGAAGAAATTCGCCAAGGCGCCCAAACAGCAACCAGTCATCGACGATTTGCAAATTGGCGGAAAGTGATGAGTGGCAAACCGATCCCGAGGATGACGAAGATGATGCAGATGGTTGTGATTCGATGGCCTCCGATGGGGGAGGCAGTCCAATTTCCTCATCCTGCTCAAGCACTGTTACCCCAAGGGGTAGCCCGAAAAAGTCGCCTTTACTTGCGAAGAAGTTGCGTAAGCGTAAGAAACGATCTGCTTCGACTAACAGTAATGCCGATCGAATGCCTGCTCCTGGCGATGATGTAATTACGGAGACTCTAGTTGTGTACAGTAGCGCCACGGTCGTCTGGCAGGATGGTACGATCGAAACCAACATTCCGTCCACGGAACTATGTCCGATCCATCATTTGGATGATCACGAGTTCTTTCCGGGAGATTTTGTGTTAGCCGGCAATACAGACCCGTCGCACAATCCATCATTTCGGGATTATGGAGTAATTCAAAATGTCGATCACCATGGCAGAACGGCGAAAGTTAAATGGTTTAGTACGTACACCTGCACGGATGAACCCCAACCGACGTACAACGGTGAATCCGAAGTTAGTGTGTACGATTTGAAGGACCATCCGGACTTTCAGTACAGGCCAGGAACGATCGTTATTCGGGTAGCGAACTTCAACGGCGATGATTCTAACTGCAGTGCCGGTCAG GTAATTGACAACTATCCCAATGGAATGGTGAAAGTATGGTGGGTAAACGATCATGTAAGCATGTGCTGGCCGCAGGACATATTCGAAGTCGGTCAATATGACTCGGAAAACAATTTCTGGGGAAATGACTCAGACAACAACTCGTGGGAAACTGAAGATGAGACATCAGAACTGGGTGGTGCTTCTCCACAACACGTCTGCAAACCAAAGCTGACGGCAAATCTGGAACGAGCGCGTGTAGCCATGGCAAGACTGGAAGAACTGTTCATAATCAATCCGCATCTGCAGAATCAAGAAATTATGAAAAAGCTACTGCTCGTTTATAAGAAATGTCGATATTTGGATCGGCTGATGGATACGAGCTTTTTCCATGAACGTCATTTCATGGGATTGGTGGAACGCGTTCGGAAGTCTAATAATCAAACTACGGCAGAACGAGTGCAGGATCAAAAGAATAGACTGTTTAATCAAAATGGATCGAAAGCCACAACACCAACTGCTGAAACTCCCAGCTCggatcaaaaaaatccttcctataGCAATAACAGCATTTCGTCAAATGGAACTGCATGCATGGCATCGGCTTCCAAAAAACCAAACTCGCATTGCAATACACACAATTTGATTACGGCAAACTCATTTAAATTACCCTCAGCCAACAATCAGTCAACTTCATCGGACATTTCTAGTATTGACGAAAATCCCTTGGGCTCAACAAACACAAACTCTACACGGTCCACAACAGATGCAACTGGCGAAGACTCTGGTAACTTTTCAGCGAAAAGTGATAGCACAAGCGTTCCTAATGGCAAAAACAGCAGTATGAACCAAAGTGGTGGAAACGATTCGCTGTTGAACACTGAGCTGGATAATGTCAACAATCTCTACATGAACATAAGCGAGGACATGAATTCTACCAGTTCGGTGTTCAGTTTTTCACCGCAGGCAGAGAACGTCTCTGCAAAGCTCTGTTCTCTCATTAAAGCTCAACTGGTGAAGGCGTTGCAAGAG ATAAACACTCGCTACAGCCAAGCAGATTTGTTCAAAGAAATCATCATCGAGGAAATTCAACTCTCGCCTCCACCGTTCGATGCCCAAGCAATCTCATCTACTCCGTCCCAGCTGCAATCATCCCCAAACAATCCAACCGCCGACCAGGATGAATCGAACAATGCCGCAGATGAAGTTATCCCCGCTGCTCAGAACTCTGAATTCAACTTTGTTGAAAGCTTTCAAGTTCTCGATTCTGCTCCAAGCACTCATAAATACCATCTGAcagtatttcaaacaaacaacgcGCAAGGCTTCTACAAAGCCGTCCAGCGGGAGCATCGGCTATTACGAACCGCGCTGCCCCCAGGAGTTTGGGTTCGAACTTTCGAAGATCGACTGGATTTGCTGAGCGTTATGATCGAGGGTCCTAAAAAGACGCCCTATGAAGATGGACTGTTCCTGTTCGATGTTCAACTGGGCCAAGACTACCCAACCGCTCCACCACTGTGTCACTACATCAGCTACTGTTCGGATCGGTTAAATCCCAATCTGTATGAAGATGGTAAAGTGTGCGTTTCTCTGCTGGGCACATGGTCAGGTCGAGGCACGGAAATGTGGGGTCCCAACAGCACTCTGCTACAGGTGATCGTCTCGATACAGGGTCTGATTCTCGTAGATGAACCGTATTTCAATGAAGCCGGGTATGAGAAACAGAAAG GTTCCCAACAAGGTAAGGAAAACTCCAGGATGTATAACGAAATGGTGCTGCTCAAACTTGTTCAGTCGATGACTAAGCTTATCAGCAATTCACCGGAAATATTCCGTGAGCAAATTCTGATGCACTTCAGAGCACGTGGGAAGGCCATGTATCAGCGCATCAACAGTTGGATGGAACTGTCGAATGCAGCCAATCGTGCAGCAAACACCAATGCTG AATCTCTAGATAAATCACATTCCAAAGTAACCGTCAGTGAAGCAACTCCATCTGGATCAGCACAACCAACAATATCCAGCAAAGAACCCGAACTCACTGCGATTTCAACCATAATGCCCGATTTCCCACTTATTCCGGCTAGCCGAGGGTTCTGTCTCACGCTGGTGGGTTTATTGGAAAATTTCCTAAAGACGCTTGAAACCATTGCTAGCGAATAG